The window CCTGGGCTGGTCACACGCGCTGTACTGTCTGGGATGCTGCTGGGCGCTCATGCTGGTGCTCGTTGCCGCCGGCGCGATGGGTCTGCCGTGGGTGCTGCTCATCACGGCTCTGGTCGCGGCCGAGAAGCTGATGTCGGGCGGAGAATGGATTGCGCGGATCGCCGGGAGCGCGCTCGTGCTTCTGGGCGTGACGGTAGCCCTTCGGCCTGATCTCGTGACCGCGTTGCGGAGCGGTCATC is drawn from Candidatus Methylomirabilota bacterium and contains these coding sequences:
- a CDS encoding DUF2182 domain-containing protein; translation: AHTLLAGLAASTLVYAIAVILVAAGVYQLSPLKQVCLRVCRSPLGFLLGHWRAGRQGSLALGWSHALYCLGCCWALMLVLVAAGAMGLPWVLLITALVAAEKLMSGGEWIARIAGSALVLLGVTVALRPDLVTALRSGHPM